Below is a genomic region from Trichocoleus sp..
TGGTAAAAGATGGCAGCATTGAAGCGATCGCCCGTGAACTGACTTCAGACAAGGCAGAAATTCATGATGCAACTAACTTACTCGTGATGCCCGGTGGCGTAGATGTCCATACCCACATGGATTTTCCATTAGGGGATGCGATAACCTGTGATACTTTTGAAACCGGAACGCGATCGGCTGCCTTTGGCGGCACCACCACAATTATTGACTTTGCACTACAAAAACAAGGCGAAACCCCCAAACACACGCTCGATCAGCGGCTCGCTGTTGCCGAACCTCAAGCCTGCGTAGACTACAGTTTTCACCTCATTCTGACCCATGTCACACCCGAAACGTTGGCGGAACTGCCCGATCTGGTCAACCGAGACGGCATCTCCAGCTTCAAAATGTTTATGGCATATCCGGGTGCGTTGATGGTCGAAGATGCAGATATTTTTCGATCGATGCGAAAAGTGGGCACGCATGGCGGCATGATCAATGTTCATGCAGAAAACGGCAGCGTCATTCAGGTGTTGATTGAAGAAGCCCTGGCGCAAGGCAATACCTCGCCCAAATATCATGCCCTGACTCGACCACGCATCATGGAAGCAGAAGCCACCCACCGAGCAATTCGTTTAGCAGAGCTGGCAGAAGTTCCGGTTTATATTGTCCATTTGTCGGCAAAAGAGGCACTAGAAGCAGTAGTCGAAGCCCGCGATCGAGGCATTCCTGCCTTTGCTGAAACCTGCCCTCACTATTTGTTTCTCACCATTGAAGAGTACGATCGTCCCGGTTTTGAAGCCGCGAAATATGTCATGACGCCTCCCTTAAGGGAACACGACTGCCAACAAGCATTATGGCGCGGACTCCGGTTTGATGATCTGCAAGTCGTCTCGACCGATCACTGTCCGTTTTGCTTCAATGAAAACCCCTACGGCATCAATCGATCAAAGCAGCTCGGACAGGATAACTTTGAGCGCATTCCCAATGGCGCACCCGGTGTCGAGTTTCGGATACCGCTTTTGTTTGAGGGAGGTGTGAATGCCGATCGCATTTCGCTCAATCGCTTTGTCCAACTCACGGCAACGGCTCCAGCGAAGATGTTTGGGCTATTTCCTCGCAAAGGCACGATCGCAGTTGGGAGTGATGCCGATCTGATTTTGTTTGATCCAAAGCAGCCTCATATTCTCAGCGCCAGCACACATCATTCCAATACCGACTATTCCCTCTATGAGGGACGGCAGATTACCGGGAAAGTGGAGAAAGTCTTCTTGCGCGGCGATCTGGTTGTGGATGGCGATCGATGGCTGGGAAAACCAGGAAATGGACGTTTTTTAAAGCGATC
It encodes:
- the hydA gene encoding dihydropyrimidinase, yielding MTEVLIKGGRIVTAVDDYVADILVKDGSIEAIARELTSDKAEIHDATNLLVMPGGVDVHTHMDFPLGDAITCDTFETGTRSAAFGGTTTIIDFALQKQGETPKHTLDQRLAVAEPQACVDYSFHLILTHVTPETLAELPDLVNRDGISSFKMFMAYPGALMVEDADIFRSMRKVGTHGGMINVHAENGSVIQVLIEEALAQGNTSPKYHALTRPRIMEAEATHRAIRLAELAEVPVYIVHLSAKEALEAVVEARDRGIPAFAETCPHYLFLTIEEYDRPGFEAAKYVMTPPLREHDCQQALWRGLRFDDLQVVSTDHCPFCFNENPYGINRSKQLGQDNFERIPNGAPGVEFRIPLLFEGGVNADRISLNRFVQLTATAPAKMFGLFPRKGTIAVGSDADLILFDPKQPHILSASTHHSNTDYSLYEGRQITGKVEKVFLRGDLVVDGDRWLGKPGNGRFLKRSASGRIL